Sequence from the Sander lucioperca isolate FBNREF2018 chromosome 16, SLUC_FBN_1.2, whole genome shotgun sequence genome:
CATGCAGTTGCTTTTAAAGATGCTGGGGTCAATGTCAGGTTGACAACCTAGAAGTTCTACAAAATTTTGTATAAGGGCGCTACAAAAGATTTCTTTCTCCAATTTCTGAACTAAACTGAGAGAACACTTCACAGTTGCCACCACATCCATCTTGGCAATTGGCATCGGTGCCGGGAATCCTCCAGCTCTTTCCCAGTGCTGCCAcgctgctggccactgagccgCTGGGAGTCATGAGATCGtcttcctttttgttgttgaagtcGCCACACAGGCCACACACACTGCCGGCAAAACTGCCCGGCACTGTGACTGAAAGGTACTCGTTCCAGTCATACTGCACGGTCAAGCCAAAGTCCGTCTCCATGACGACATACAGACCTTTCTGGAAAAGTTTCACTTGGCCGTTGTTTAAGTTGATTGGGAGATTCCATTGTTGATAGTTcacctgaaaaaaacatgttttaatatatAGAGAGCAAGGTCACAACACATTACACTTGCCAAACATGTTTCAttgctgttcttttttttcttttttggttgTTTGTTAGACAGTAGGATATCTAAAATACTTTTAGAGATGTATATAAAATGTTGTGGAAAGTTTGTCCAGACAAGTAACAAGTGAGTGGGCTAGTTGTTGGAGCAGACAGGGCTGTCACCAGACTCTTAAAAACACAGACGTCGGGGTGGCCTCCAGCTCACCCAGTAGGAGCGTTCGCTctatgttggctgagtcctgcagcggcccgggtttgaatccgacctgcagccctttgctgcatgtgatcttccctcatctctctccccctttcgtGTCTATCCACTGTaactataataaagggaaaagccccagaaaatctttacaaaaaaagacGTCCTCTCAACCACTGGAataacattttgaacagaaaccAAAAAGGTCTCTGAATTTGTTGCAATTATTTggatttttcacattttatttattcagttacctatttaaaaaaaaatgtagtccAATGTCCAGGACATGACCTCTACTGCACTTAAATTAATAGAAATATATAGCCTACGCATCCCATATCACTAAAGATTCAAGAATTTTCTATCACAATATTAAGCATTCAcacaatgcaaacacaagaaacaTGAAACCCTTTAACTCTACTGACTCACCCAGACAATACCAAACTCAAAGCGAACTATATCAATGTTGATCCCGTAAACATTGACAGTGACCGTCTCCAACGATGGGAGCTGTACGTTGCCCTCAATCATGTTCTTGGTCTCCACCTCAAAGGCCGGGAGGGCCTCATCAACATGGCAGTTCTTGGCGAAGGTGTAGGTGCAGTTGCCCTCAAAGGTGTAATCATAGTTATCAAATGTGTAGTGAAGAGTGCCCATGACCCAGCAGGTGCCTGACTGTGCAGTTGGAGTCGTCAGTCCTCCTCTGCAAAATCCTGGAACaagaataaaatgtatttagtctTTTTTACCTTCACTGTTTCTATTGGATAAGTAAGCTCAGCACAATCAGAATTTCATTAACTAAAAAAATAGGTTCTGCAAAATATTAATATGAGCATGCATGTTTAGTTGAACATATAcgtatatacatgtacatttcTGTGACAattaaatttataaaaaagtaatactgagcagtttaaaaaatgttgatttcAATTACTTAAAGCTTTCAAAGATCCTAATGTCCAGTCTTATTAATTTGTTTCATGGTTCATTTTAATGTatacttttattatttatagcTGACAACTtgtattgatttattctgcagcccaagctgtttttctttaacttttaTTGTAATCTAGTTCAACTCAAAGACAAACATCACtgaaacattacatttcagtGATAACATgaaattatcattttaaaagtaattctTGATTTACTTACCAATCAGCAGAAAAGCTGAAAAGATTACAAACAACCCCATTTTTGTCAGTGGAGAGCACCTAACAGAGCAAAAGACAAGTACAAAAACCAATAAGTCAGGAAAATTATATACTGTTTAACTTTTTAAGCTTTTTACTATTAATACATGCCATCTTGCATGTGTACACATCTCGACatgtaaatgtgaatatgtagCAAACAGTAGCAGTATACAAAAAATTAAATGACAAGAAAAAAGGATAGAAACATTTGATAAATCCTCACATCAGTATCTAGAAAAACAAAAccgaaaaagaaaaatgcttaAAATCCTTTTAAAAAATAGCTAAAAACAGAATTAGTTAATAGTTTGTTCCATACTTCAGATATCTGAATCATTCTCACCTGAGCTGATCAGCAGGCATTCAGGGGTTGAGGTACAGGATTTAAGGATGCTTAAATACTTTCTGACCTCCACTAATAGACCAATCAGtttcttctttttcatttcACTGAAGTGAGCAAATACTGCATCACGTGAGAAATTTCTTGTAAAGTCTTTGTCCTTGTGACTGGGAGACGGATGTTAATTGAATCAAGTTAACTATATTTTACCAGGTCACAAAGGAGTTAATTGCagtgaaagaaaaaagtgaaaatggagaAGAACAAATAAAAGAAGGTAAAAGGGTAAAGAACCTATAAGAGGATGTAAGACCACTGTGATTATTATACAGACCAATTTAAAATTACTCTTAGTCCCTGTATGACCTTTGTTATCAGATTTGAAATGTACATGTGATGGTCTGCTGGCTTTGTGCCCATCGATTTGGCTTTATAGTGTTACAGTAAATCATTCAACAACTATGATTTATTTGTTGACACTGTGGTCGTTTGGTCACCACCTACaagaataatgggttgtttaaATGAATAATTCTCACTGCTATCGTACGTAAGGATCAAGTATAGCTATGTCCTGCAGGATAATGGCCATACAGTATTGTGTTGTGGTGTGTTGTTTCTTAATTGTACCGCTGCTATGTTTTGTGTAAGGTAAAGAGATAAAGATTTTATctgattgttttatttaatatgcagaaacacaatgTAAAAGGTAAAAGCGTCTTTGTttgcacatgtatacatatcaGTAGCAGTTGTTATATTGTCATGCACAACACAGAAATGTCAGTGTTCgtttaataaaaacaatccTGTTTTCAGCTCTGACATTGTGTTTGTCAATGCgtttttaaatggtttgtttCACTTAACAAGTGCCAACATTTTCTCAATCCATAAAGGAACACGTAGCCTAATTATGGAAGCCCATTTCCaccaataaaagaaagaaataagatGAAAGATGGCTtgtaatgaaaaaaaaggtCCTGAAAGTCAATGAGAAACCTTTTCAAAACATAGTCATTATTTTGCGATACTTAGTCATTATTTCAAGAAAGTTTCTTATTATAAAGACTTACAGAATGTTTTGGGGGGCTACCATACATAATCCTTCAGtttatataaaaatgttaaaatcaccAAAATTGGCGACAGTGCAGTACAAAGTCATATTGATACCAAATACAGCAGTCTTCTGAAAAGAGTCTTGCCTGAACTCGAGCACATACACAATTTCATTGTATAGTTTACAATGGTgacttatgtaggctacatttaaaaTTTTTGATATACTGGAAaaagcagcttttttttccatggcagatattttgacttgttatggtaggaaaagcacaggtgttactgataacattaatgatggttCCCTGCCATTGGTCATGACCCGACTAATGACAGAGAGATATTAGGGAGACAGAGAATGAGAGACAGataatggcaataaaataaatatctttAAATGCATAATATTACATAACAATGACATATTGAAACTAGAAATACCACCTTGTGGTTGTATGCCTCtgccaaccagtcaagttgcagtttacatccatgacTGTCCAGACTCATTTaatatatgtagtgaagactttgatggaattattcaaattaaaagttattaagtgtattttttgaCAAAACATGAATGCTTCACATACATTTTTAACCCGGCAGCACAGAAAATCTAAACAATCACCACTGTTTcaagattagtgtcaccaattcagtatCCAACCAAATGTCCccccttctgttcctgagttatggCCAGAAAAGAgtttttgcagaacattatgTTGTGAAGTTGACCTTTGAACTTTTGGATATAAATTAATGGGAGAAAATAATGGTAATATAAGGAAATATTGGGTAAATACATACAGTTACTGTAAAGTAGATAATAGGTTACAGGGTTACAGTAGCATTAGTGTTATATTCTGTATTCAATGGCTCAAATAGTACTAAGATGTAAAACATCAATGAAATTTGTGAACCCGCCCCAGATCTTACAAAATTGTCTGGGTTTTCTTTTCAGGTtgtacatcatttttttcacCAGGCATACAAGCAGTCTGAAATCCTAAACAATTAGCATGTTAACTAACTAAACAAAATGAGTAGGACAGAACATGGACACTCTGAGATCCTCAGTGCCGTCCTTTCACTGTGACATAGTGTGTGAGTCTTTTTAAAGCAAAGCAATAAAGCCAGTCAGGCCGGTCAGCAGTGCTCGAATTACGTAGGAGCCAGAGGGAGCCgagctcccatagagtgaggactggctcccatgaaagcaacaaagtcaaaaatctgagggggtctctcacatctgaaggtgtcttccatatgtggcattgtaatttaatcttaaacaacgctcattatccatccctgtgcggtatcttaccattaaagacgttaaattaaaatataaaatataggctactccgggacgtagacctgagcctaccctacactcatgaacgcagcatgactgcacttcaACACCACACCACTAGGCTATGTGATCAAACCGCATAGGGTACGATCGATTTGACAGCACTCCCAAGTCCGAAGAAGTCACCTTGCTTTTAGCTTAATgtgcttttgaggtaaataccaccaatatatcttaaataaataaatctgtagctatcctctaccattcagagctccggaaaagttcccagatattttgaaacacctgtcagcaatacaatgcaatctctgatggcggaatattcagtgaataggCTACCCGACAACATCGCagtgcaaattccaaaattattcgtctatttatttccacggtTCAACACACGAGACGACTAAACACCCAGGTGTTGTTATCACTACGTGCACATTATAAGACTAGAACATAGTTTGGCTGTGCAATGGCTTTATTCATTTCTGCCAGTTAGTATATTTGCCCTGTGTAGAAGTTAAAgactacatgcattattgtgtttgacactgaggatatctgagacggtggtctggttcaaatgagttacgttttatttcattgtgaaattaagaatgacactcagactaaatcgtttagtctatttctttgtattgcgaaaatgaaatgaaatatggactattacaatcaataatatgttgaaattaattaaaaggactccatttctgtaaaaaaaaaaaaaaaaaaaatctgtctgttgtgtgcgtgtgtcaagaTAATAGCCTAGGCCTACCGTGAGCATATACTGCGTAAAAGCGCCACTCGCGCCTAGactatttaattgtatagccttgttagtttttatttttatttttatgagacagagagatccccttaaagacaaaaagataattcgAGCACTGCCGGTAAGACTAGAGTTGACAAAGCAAAGTATGTGGGCAGGGTTATAGGCATTAGCGCTCAGAGATAACTGGTCTAGCAGGCTAACAACCAGTTCACTACAACAAGCGAAGACATGCAAAAATCTTGATTAGGAATGTTCAAGAAtcagaaaaaagcaaaaactttAAACACCCACTGTACACCACTTGcttagcaccaaacagcagacagacagttagttAATTGAACATAGCTACAGTATAGCTTCAGATagtctttaaaatattttcatgaaGAGGTTAAGCTCTTTCACAAGAAAAGAACTTCAGAACTTTTGTGAAGCAGAAATCTTAatcatcagtttttttttaataataaaactgtttttgttctgtattgtaCACTTATTTTGAAATCCCAGGATCACTGATTAGTTACAGGTGTGATCAATTGCTCCAATGAGCTGTTAGCTTCTCTTTTGGGAAAGCACATGCAGGTCCTCTCCCCATCACAGTATGTATATCACACATCTCTTTATTTATTGAGGGCAAGCTACACCTTTGTACCTTTTTATTCATGCCACCAGCTACGCTGAATGTTAAGAGTCACTGAACCTGTTTGCTGTGTGGAACTCAATCAGATAACCACCCTgtggagaaagagggaggaggcaAAAGTGTGAAAAGCTTGCTGTCCAGGGAGACAAAATCTGCAGCAAATTAGTGAACAGAAGAAGCAGGAACTAAAGACTATATACGAGTGGAAGGTAAGGAGGAAATATGACTCCAGAAGTAGGAAGTTTAAAGTCAGTCTTgttatcaatttttttattataagcGCTTGACTGCACACTTTGTGTGAAACATGTCATCCCTGCTTCTGcatatgtctatttatttcgtTGTTTAAACTTTCTCTGCACAGCAACCCAAAAGCATCAATGCGGGTTCAGTGGATGGTGACCATTTTATGCATCTTGTTGTCCATGGGACTGGTGTTGATTATTGTGGGCCAACATCAAGTCATGACAATGCTGGACAAGGCAAATGAAAAGCTGCCAAAGGAGTCACAGAAACTTGATGATAAACTTTTAGATTTAAGAAGCTTAAAAGCCTCGGTGGAAAAGCTGCTGGCCGCCGagaacaaagcagtgaaggATCTGGAGGAAGCGGTGCCCCAACTAATTCCAGAgatagagaaaaagaaagtagAACTTGACACCTGTCAGGcagaaaaggtaaaaaaaattatttttgtttctgCTACCACATCTGCCTTTCTGCTCCTCATGTGATATCGAATAATGGATCAGTCACAGGGGCCATATTTCTTACATAACATGTAGCCTACTTCTACTTTTGAtgcttttaagtacatttagctgaGAATACTTAACTTAAGTACTTGTTTtggagtattattattatatattgttgCATTGATACTTTTACTGTCCCCACTATTGTAGAACACAAAAGCTGATGAGCTGGCTGCCGTGGAGAAggaacacacagagactcatGGTATAAGGCACAACTATCTCAGATAATGTATGCTTAGCTGCTGGTGCCATCATGTGGTGGAATACAATAATTACTGTTTAAATTTgaattgttttcttcttttttcactAAGAAAATTTAAAACAAGAGTCTGACGCCTGGAACCAAGAGATAAATAATCTGAAACCACAAGTGATGGGCTACAGGGAAATATGTAATCATGTGAAGAAGGGCACACTAGCTGAGTAAGTCACACAAGTAtcaaacatttgtaaaaattgAGCATAAAAATGGAATGACAATCATATGATTGTTTCTTTTAGGAAATTATGTAGCACCTGAGGATAACTCCTCACCTGAAGAAGATAAAGGAATACCATTTCAGCTCTCCACAATGCCAGTAATTAACATTTGTTCTAAGTGTCTAAGATTGGTGTAgattttttacatttgtcattCCTGTTACTGATGTAAgaaattcttttttttgagCTAAAATGTAATAAAGTCTGGATTATTTCATTGAAACGTTTGTGAGGTGGTGATTTTCTCAGGGGTAAGGGCTAAGTTATATATGCAATAAATACATTCTTAATAGTGCAAAAAAGCCAAAACCAAACAGTAAAGAAAATGTGCAATTGCGTTTTTGGTTTGTTACTTGTTGTGATATTTCATAGAGGCAGTTTTAGTACACAGaaggtatacgtgcagtttagtgtcccaaattccgcataacgtaaccccatttgtacaggtcctatcccctgaccaatcggctatcctaaccttaaccacttgaggtcaaatgcctaaccccaaccaatcgagctgcttcgcagggcgggtcttggcgtggccatagtggaatttgggacactaaactgcacgtaaacctacacaaaatacataaatGGGTATACAGGAATTACTGTTTAgatttatgaataaatatacatattgtCATTTCCTAAATGACTACATAAGCTGAAACAGCCATGTTTTCAGCATTGTGATAAACTATTTAcgtaacacatttttatttattaagttattGCAATTCAAAATGTGACTGACATGTTCATAATAAAACACAGACCTGTCTTATGTAGGAACTATTTGCTTTCTGTAGGAACTATTTGCTTTTTGCCAAAGTTCCCACATGAAACCTCTCACAACCAGGCCTGTGAATTATTTTGATTACCAGGTCATGATTTTTGGAAAGAGACgatgctgttgagtttttcaaatgaataatacatttttaaaaagtgcaaaaaaattGCGCTTTGAGTGCTACAAGCCAAGTGGCATCTAGCTCCATTATATTTGAGAGAAGGCTCTACAGCCGATATTTCCATAACTGGTaaactcacaccaaaacaatctagattgaTAGCACTACAGGTCAGAGGagaaatgtgtatttttgattttggagTGAACGGTCCTTTTTTGAGAAGCACAATAATTCTCTCTAAAATCAGCACAAAAAGAAACATCCCCTTTTTAGGACactgttttttaaagataattttgtaaaaatccaaATAACACAGATCTTTATTGTAAAtggtttaaacaatgttttccatGCTAATAACAGCTCACAAGCGGTAGGCAATTAAGATCACAGTTTTAAAAAATTAGGAAAGTAAAGGGACCTTTCTACTTactctgaaaaacaccaaagaaaGATGCCCAGGGTCCCTGCTAATCCGCGAACGTGGCTTAGGCATGCTGCAAGGAGGCATGAGGACTGCAGACATGGTCAGgaaaaaataaattgcaatGTCCGTACTGTGAGACACAgctacagggagacaggaaggaCAGCTGATCGTCCTCGCAGTGGCAGACCATGTGTAACAACACCTGCACAGGATCGGTTCATCCGAATATCACACCTGCGGGACGGGTACAGGATGGCAACAGCAACTACAAGAACCGGCAAATTAGGTGCTGTCCATGAGcaggagatgcactgcagtacttaatgcagctggtgtTTATCTGTCACATGACCAGTTTCTCAGTGCCTGATGGTAGTGTCACCAGATATTAAAAGAAAActgatctgtgtgtttctgtaactAACATTTCCCCACCATGCTTTTGACATAGCCTAAAACACAGACATcaggagtagggctgcacattatatcgttttttttatcgtcattgcAATATTAACTGCAATctacacatcgcgaaaggctgcaacatatcgcgatataCACTCATAGGTTTTCAGTGTAAGTTAAAAGAAactatcagtagaaaactgcacattaaaatgggacatattgttttttttagtggtgctttttatattcaattcaatgttcgatttgttcaatgaaagaatgttagaaatgatttcctttcatgtgttaattcaacaagcagattgttgtattttagaagaatGCTTAAAGTAGCAGGAATGCACtgagtaggcctacattttaatagctgtttattttttatcacaagtaatatcgttatcgatattcaacaactttatcacatattttcctcattacgtgcagccctaatcaagAGAGTCATGTACTAAGTCCTCTTTACATCCTCCATTATTGTTGCCTTGGGTGCAGGGGGATTATAACATTGAGACAGACTCCTGCTAACAACAACCCCACGGTCATTTGTACAAGCATCAATTACGACCCATATTTACGTTTATTGGCACTCTATACTGGCCGTATTatttatgacgggagcaaagcaggaagtcatAACGGCGGGTTATTTTAACTTCTACTTGATAAATAGGCCTAGGTGATGTTCTGCGTCACGTGTGTAATTATGTCATGTAGCCTACGTACGCACGAGTGTAGTAATGTAACAAATGtaatgattttaacccaaaccataatCTTTTTTTAACCTTAACCACGTTGTTTTgggcctaaacctaaccaaactgcgaccgtttcacaactttaacatgtttaaaactgtggCCACTACATTTAGGTATCAGGACAGAagtgctcctgtgggtcgtttttcctgccactgctaggggcgctaatttatgaacAAATAACCTATATGGTTGTATGGTTTGTAGGACCTGTTGGACATGTAGCAAGCTTTAGAGGCCCTGGCAGCCTGATATTGTACATTTGGACGGAGCCATGCGAGCTGTTTCCAGACGGTTTCCCGTTTTTTAGGCTAAGCTAATAGCTTCATATTTCCAGCCAGAAATGAGATTAGCATCATcgttctcatctaactctcagcaagaaagcgaataagtgtATTTTCTCAAATATATTATTAGGCACATGTAAttgtaatttaatatttttagaTCTGTGTTTGAACCCATTCATGTGGACATAGCCTGAATGTGTACAATCAATCTGATAGGAAACATAGCATGTGCTGTGTTACTCTCATAATAATCCACATATTGGAATTTTCAATTCATCTTGATTTCACTCATCCtcagtgttttaaatgttttccactATATGTTTTAAAGAGCTCTACCTAAACATGTTTAGTCCATTTTTTTAAGTGAACTGCCTACTGATGAACTTTGCCCATGATATCCGAAACACTTTACTAAAAGCTCCAGGAGTGACCCAGTAATTGGGATTGCGACTTCTCAAGTGTGCCTGTTACAGTGTCTAAGTCACAGGTGTAGTGAACATGACACCTGCCACTCCAGAGAGCATGGACCAACAATGGGGAAATGTGATCTACAGGAGGTCTATATAGCCTAATGGAGACTGACTTCACAGACAGGAAGATACCAGGAGAGAGCCCATGTTGTGGGCATCATGTCCAAGCTTGTACATAGGATTGAATATCTGAATACACAGGTGTaattaaacatacatttaaggtgctggtaggcaaaTTGTGTCATCTTTGGACAGAGCTGGCTGTTTCCCcctatttccagtctttatggtaagctaagctaaccagctgtagcttcatatttagtggATAGACAGAGTAGTATCTTGTCATTTAACCCTCGGAAAAGCAAATGTCGAACTTTTCCTGATTTCATTCATGGGGTCTCTAATCAACTAGCCTATAAATAAAGGGGTTTTAATGCCTCTTGTAAATGTTTTTTGCGGCTATTAATAAGTTAAAATGTCTGATACTAGCCTACCTTAAAATGTGACAATTGAAAGTAGGCTAGTCAATATTTTTGAACAGTAAttacaattattttatttttttaaagagtttctGTATCTTTGGGGATACAGTCATTTAACAGGCTGTAGGGGGAGGAGCTATGGGGGGAGGGGCATTATGTGGTTACAGTTGATGAGAAACACTGATGGGGTGATGGTTTCATGTAATCAGGTCATGTGACTTTATGCCCACATTCCAAACATTTGTATCAAAATCCAAAATGGCAGCATATGTGGACAAAGACACTGGCCATGAGGTAAGTGTTGTTATATTTTTCACGATTATGATATTTTAGAGGGATTTTGTTTtagaaaatagttttttaagGATAGTTTTACATGTTCTTGtggacatttttaaaattaTCTTCTCACAACTTTGATAATCAGGCATTGAATGCCTGTATCCTGGGGGATACATTGCCCATATAAGGGTATTTAACAGAGCTGATCACTCACAGATATAGGCTACTTATGTTTTGAGGCCTGTTCTCTACATATATTGAATAGGATAAAGGTGTGCAACAttgattactttttattttactctcAAATGTGTATTATTGATGAATTCACCAGTGTAGCCTACACATGTTTTCAGGGAATTTCTATCAGCCGTttctacagtaggcctacaagAAACAGCTTCCATTGCCCATAGAATATATCTGGTGTGAGGCACCACAGGGAAGAtggtagaataaaaaaaaaggaaaaaggtgTTATAAAATCGTctgtaaactgtttaaaaagttatgaaatattaaatttaTATCCTACATGGGTAATGCATCTTGAGAGAtaaagttctgtttttttccaatttgTTTCTAATGTTGTATGGATAACATGAAATAATGTAGCTAATTAAttgtttatgaaatgt
This genomic interval carries:
- the si:ch73-347e22.8 gene encoding uncharacterized protein si:ch73-347e22.8; the protein is MRVQWMVTILCILLSMGLVLIIVGQHQVMTMLDKANEKLPKESQKLDDKLLDLRSLKASVEKLLAAENKAVKDLEEAVPQLIPEIEKKKVELDTCQAEKNTKADELAAVEKEHTETHENLKQESDAWNQEINNLKPQVMGYREICNHVKKGTLAEKLCST